Proteins encoded within one genomic window of Gloeobacter kilaueensis JS1:
- a CDS encoding alpha-amylase family glycosyl hydrolase — MHFKLELAQFKIFFPKNKNDKVQYFKEPNQFNPPRDGQEVCVPNTGKKDRHFDPPGENYGETQIQSIQVVGSFQAELGPGLLDWDTATAPSMNLDPSHPEGEVWTYQTDVELPAGFYEYKYYVTFRDGGKRFVGDPCARYGGTENQNSAFVIGGSRPAGNTVTQVVGGRKSLRDLVIYELMIDDFTDEYRGYRAPLRAVVDKLDYLKSTLGINAILFLPWTAWPNPRFNWGYIPYQYFSVEFRYTNDLNAPAEKLSLLKKLITECHQRGIHVIMDGVFNHIGDVEPEEELANGFPYRWLYQDPQDCPFVGRFGGLFPGLVDLDYNNTCTQEFIEDVCRYWIDNFNIDGIRFDNTPNYWINDDERGLPTLLKSIRTHVPDLNFSLTLEHLSFEASYVVNQTKASSYWNNGLWQLCFEQLQNGSLKSSIVGALNTHVGLEGDRVATLYISNHDHSHVAWQAGVRAASREYKGSLLWYRTQPYAIALFTSPGVPMIQNGQEFAEDYWLMEDDEGSARRVKPRPLRWDFQSDNIGKQLLPIYAKLIEIRLNHPSLRSDNFYPSKWEDWQTQFDPEGYGVSSENQLLIYHRWGSTSTGTLERFIVVLNFSDSDRIVDVPFPDNGNWQDLLDGRSVNVSNYKLLGWKVTSNWGNIFFK; from the coding sequence TTGCACTTCAAACTTGAATTGGCCCAGTTCAAGATTTTTTTTCCAAAGAATAAGAACGATAAAGTACAGTACTTCAAAGAGCCAAATCAATTTAATCCACCTCGAGACGGTCAAGAAGTATGTGTTCCTAATACAGGAAAGAAGGATCGGCATTTTGATCCTCCAGGTGAAAACTATGGTGAGACGCAAATTCAGTCCATCCAAGTGGTTGGTAGCTTTCAAGCGGAACTTGGTCCTGGTCTTCTCGATTGGGATACTGCAACAGCACCTAGCATGAACCTAGACCCTAGCCATCCTGAAGGCGAAGTCTGGACATATCAAACGGATGTGGAGCTTCCAGCAGGCTTTTACGAATATAAATACTATGTTACTTTTCGTGATGGCGGAAAGCGTTTTGTAGGTGATCCCTGTGCACGCTATGGTGGCACCGAAAACCAAAATTCTGCCTTTGTCATAGGCGGTAGCCGTCCCGCAGGTAACACAGTGACTCAAGTAGTCGGTGGACGAAAATCCTTGCGAGACTTAGTAATTTATGAGCTTATGATTGATGACTTTACTGACGAATATCGAGGTTATCGTGCTCCTCTAAGAGCAGTAGTGGATAAGCTAGATTATCTTAAAAGCACTCTAGGCATTAATGCTATCTTGTTCTTGCCTTGGACTGCTTGGCCTAATCCGAGATTTAACTGGGGCTATATTCCATATCAGTACTTCTCAGTAGAATTTCGTTATACAAACGATTTGAATGCTCCAGCTGAAAAGCTCTCATTGCTCAAGAAGCTTATTACCGAATGCCATCAGCGAGGCATACATGTTATTATGGATGGCGTTTTCAATCATATTGGAGATGTTGAACCGGAAGAGGAGCTAGCTAATGGATTTCCTTATCGTTGGTTATATCAGGATCCACAAGATTGCCCGTTCGTAGGACGATTTGGCGGTCTATTTCCAGGCTTAGTTGACCTCGATTATAACAACACTTGTACTCAAGAGTTTATCGAGGATGTTTGCCGTTATTGGATAGATAACTTTAATATTGATGGCATCCGCTTTGACAATACTCCCAATTATTGGATAAATGATGATGAACGAGGGTTACCAACACTGCTGAAAAGTATTCGTACTCATGTACCTGACCTTAACTTTTCATTAACCCTAGAACACTTATCTTTTGAAGCAAGCTACGTTGTCAACCAGACGAAAGCTAGTAGCTATTGGAACAATGGGTTGTGGCAACTGTGCTTTGAACAATTACAGAATGGATCTTTAAAATCTAGCATCGTTGGTGCTCTGAATACACATGTTGGGCTTGAGGGCGATAGAGTAGCAACCTTATATATCAGCAACCATGATCATTCTCATGTTGCATGGCAAGCAGGAGTCCGAGCAGCGAGTAGAGAATACAAAGGATCACTGCTATGGTATCGTACTCAACCTTATGCCATTGCTCTTTTCACAAGTCCTGGAGTACCAATGATCCAAAATGGACAGGAGTTCGCTGAAGACTATTGGTTGATGGAAGACGATGAAGGTTCAGCTCGACGGGTTAAACCCAGACCCTTACGTTGGGACTTTCAGAGCGATAATATTGGTAAACAACTACTTCCAATTTATGCAAAACTTATAGAAATACGTCTGAATCACCCTAGCTTACGCTCAGACAACTTCTATCCGAGCAAATGGGAAGATTGGCAAACCCAGTTTGATCCTGAGGGCTATGGAGTAAGCTCAGAAAACCAGCTACTCATTTATCATCGTTGGGGAAGCACTAGTACTGGCACCCTTGAAAGATTTATTGTCGTACTCAATTTTTCAGATTCTGACCGAATAGTTGATGTACCTTTCCCCGATAATGGTAATTGGCAAGATTTACTAGATGGGCGATCAGTGAATGTTTCTAACTACAAGCTATTGGGGTGGAAAGTGACTTCTAATTGGGGAAACATATTCTTCAAATAA
- a CDS encoding IS30 family transposase, with product MSYKQLSASERQQIFLLRYQQHLSLRAIAQKLARSASTISRELQRNHLNKLYLPDTAHTLARYRRAQSKTPFLKVSEQLLGEIKHGLHHFHSPEQIRGRLKLAGKAYVSHETIYKMIYADHAGMGAYQKYLRQGRRERQKRGGSNQKRGQIPGRIDIDERPVLAGMKVEIGHWEGDTVIGANYQGGLVTLVDKCSKYLLAGLIRNRRSSLVRKVSERLLKSVPREYAKTVTFDNGKEFSQHQKLSEAVGIACYFAKPYHSWERGLNEHTNGLVRQFFGKKTNFLIVKPEQLQRVVDLLNDRPRKSLGYRTPREVFLEQSGCVALQT from the coding sequence ATGAGTTACAAGCAGCTTAGCGCCTCCGAGCGCCAACAGATCTTCCTCTTGCGTTACCAGCAACACCTCAGTCTGCGAGCCATTGCCCAAAAACTCGCTCGCTCCGCCAGCACCATCAGCCGAGAATTACAACGCAATCATCTGAACAAGCTTTATCTACCAGATACAGCTCATACCCTTGCTCGCTATCGACGCGCACAGAGTAAAACGCCTTTTTTGAAAGTGTCAGAGCAACTGCTCGGTGAAATCAAGCACGGCTTGCATCACTTCCACAGCCCCGAACAAATTCGTGGACGCCTGAAGTTGGCGGGCAAAGCTTATGTCAGCCATGAGACAATTTATAAGATGATCTACGCAGACCATGCAGGAATGGGAGCGTACCAGAAGTATCTACGTCAAGGCAGGCGGGAGCGTCAGAAGCGCGGTGGGTCAAACCAGAAGCGCGGCCAGATACCAGGACGGATAGACATCGATGAGCGCCCAGTCCTTGCTGGGATGAAAGTGGAAATAGGACATTGGGAAGGTGATACGGTTATTGGAGCAAATTACCAAGGAGGGCTGGTAACCTTAGTAGACAAGTGCTCGAAGTATTTGTTGGCAGGATTGATTAGAAATAGAAGGTCGAGTCTGGTGCGTAAAGTGAGCGAGAGACTGTTGAAGTCTGTGCCAAGAGAGTATGCGAAGACGGTGACATTTGACAACGGCAAAGAATTTAGTCAACATCAAAAATTGAGTGAAGCTGTTGGCATAGCATGTTACTTTGCGAAGCCGTATCATTCGTGGGAGCGAGGGTTGAATGAGCATACGAATGGGTTGGTGCGTCAGTTCTTCGGTAAGAAGACGAACTTCTTGATTGTCAAGCCGGAGCAGTTGCAGCGGGTAGTGGACCTGCTGAACGACCGACCGAGGAAGTCACTGGGTTATCGGACACCGCGAGAGGTATTCTTAGAGCAGTCAGGCTGCGTTGCACTTCAAACTTGA